Within Campylobacter jejuni, the genomic segment GGCGAAGATGGGCCAACACACCAGCCTATAGAACAACTTAGCACTTTTAGAGCTATGCCAAATTTTTTAACCTTTAGACCTGCTGATGGAGTAGAAAATGTCAAAGCTTGGCAAATAGCTCTAAATGCTGATATTCCGAGTGCTTTTGTGCTTTCACGCCAAAAACTCAAAGCTCTAAATGAACCTGTTTTTGGAGATGTAAAAAATGGAGCGTATTTACTTAAAGAAAGCAAAGATGCTAAATTTACACTTTTAGCAAGTGGAAGTGAAGTTTGGCTTTGTCTAGAAAGTGCAAATGAACTTGAAAAACAAGGTTTTGCTTGTAATGTTGTTTCCATGCCTTGTTTTGAATTTTTTGAAAAACAAGATAAAGCTTATCAAGAAAGATTGTTAAAAGGTGAAGTTATAGGTGTTGAAGCAGCACATTCTAATGAACTTTATAAATTTTGCCATAAAGTGTATGGCATAGAAAGTTTTGGAGAAAGTGGCAAAGACAAAGATGTATTTGAACACTTTGGATTTAGCGTTTCAAAGCTTGTAAATTTTATCCTTAGCAAATAAAATGAATACAAATTTCAAATTTCAAAATAACACTCTTTTCATCTTTGGAATTTGGGATAAAACAAACATTTATAAGTTAAAAATAAAAGATTTTTTAGCTTTGATTCAAAGCAAGGAAGTGATTTTTGATTTTAAAGATCTAAAAGCAATCGATACCGCTGGAGTGAGATTTTTCCTTGCTTTGGAAAACGACCTTAAAGATAAAAATATTAAAATCACCAAAGAAGGCTTAAATTCACGCTTTCAAACCCTTTTTGAACTTTGTGAAAAAAACTACCAAAGACTAAGCAAAACAAAAAAATCACATAAAAATTTCAGTGAATACTTTATCGATCTTGGAAAATTAAGTTTAGAACTTTTAAAAATTTTAAGAAAATTCATCAATTTCACAGGAGTTTTTTTCACAAGTCTTTTTTTATGCCTTAAAAATCCTAAAAATTTTCGCTTTATTGCTTTTTTATATCATATAGAAAATTCTGCTTTTAAAGCTTTGCCTATAGTTATTTTAACCGCTCTTTTAGTAGGAGTGGTTTTAGCCTATCAGGCTGCTTATCAACTCGCACAATTTGGAGCCAATATTTTCATAGTGGATTTGATGGGAATTTCAGCCACTAGAGAACTTGCACCTTTAATCGCTGCCATAGTAATCGCGGGAAGAAGTGCAAGTTCTTATACCGCACAAATTGGAGTGATGAAAATTACTGATGAAATTGCAGCTATGAATACTATGGGTTTTCGTTCTTTTGAATTTATTATTATTCCACGTGTCATGGCTTTGGTAGTGGCCATGCCTTTAATCGTTGCCATTAGCGATGCAATCAGTATTATAGGCGGAATGATGATTGCAAAATTAAATCTTGATATTTCTTTTGTCGAATTTTTAAGACGCTTTAGAGAAGCTGTCGATATAAAACATATCTTTATAGGACTTGCAAAAGCACCTATTTTTGGATTTTTAATAGGACTTATTGCTTGTTTTCGTGGTTTTGAGGTAAAAAACACTACACAAAGCATAGGAATTTATACAACAAAAAGCGTTGTAAATGCTATTTTTTGGGTGATAGCTTTTGATGCTTTATTCTCTGTTGTTTTAACTTCTGCAGGAATTTAAATGGTTGTTAAAGCGCAAAATATCATT encodes:
- the iamB gene encoding ABC transporter permease — its product is MNTNFKFQNNTLFIFGIWDKTNIYKLKIKDFLALIQSKEVIFDFKDLKAIDTAGVRFFLALENDLKDKNIKITKEGLNSRFQTLFELCEKNYQRLSKTKKSHKNFSEYFIDLGKLSLELLKILRKFINFTGVFFTSLFLCLKNPKNFRFIAFLYHIENSAFKALPIVILTALLVGVVLAYQAAYQLAQFGANIFIVDLMGISATRELAPLIAAIVIAGRSASSYTAQIGVMKITDEIAAMNTMGFRSFEFIIIPRVMALVVAMPLIVAISDAISIIGGMMIAKLNLDISFVEFLRRFREAVDIKHIFIGLAKAPIFGFLIGLIACFRGFEVKNTTQSIGIYTTKSVVNAIFWVIAFDALFSVVLTSAGI